The region CCCACAGGTCTTCCGGATCGTCATTGGTATCCAACGACACAGACATGCCTTGCTCGCGAAGGTTTCGGCATAATCCGGGGAGGCCGCTCTGCAGGTTCTTTTGCAGGAAAAAGGCGGAGACGTGGAAGTGCCTGGCCTGAAGAAGATAGTCCACGTTCAGCTCTTCGGTACTGAGATCCGCCAGTGTCCCCAGATAAGTGAGAATGTGCCGTGAGGAACCATGATGCAGCAGGATCGTAACTCCGGTCTGGCTGCCGTCCGTCGTCTGAATGCAATGCGAGAGATCGACGCCGGCCTGGTGGAGGCGATCAAGCGCAAGCACTCCCATCTCATCGCGGCCAACTTTGCCGATCATCCCCACCTTGCTTCCAAGCGCGGAGAGATTATGCGCGAGAATGGCAGAGGAGCCTCCGAGCGTGAGCCTGAAGTCGCTGGCGAGAAGCTCGCGCTCAAGTGGCATCTGCTGCGGAAGCCCGTAGAGGATGAGGTCAAGGTTGATGTCGCCGGCGATCGTTACGTCGAAGCTCTTCATTCGGGAGACTAGAGTGTGACGACGCGGCTGAGGTTGCGGGGATTGTCGGGATCGAGCCCCCTGGCGAGACCGCGATAGCTTCCAAAGAGCTGGCCCCATACGACGTACACAATGAGTCGGGCGATCTCGGGGACGTTCAGTCCGAGCTCGATCAGAAGATCTGCAGAGTCCCGGAGTGTGTTTGAAGCCTTGTTGGTTACCGCCATCGTCGACGATCCCAGAGACTTCATCTCACGCAGCACAGCTGCCTCCTGATCGAGACCACCTTCTGAGATAAGTGCGCCGACCAGCGTTCGAGGACCGGCAATGGATTTAGGCCCATGGCGAAACTCGAGCGTATGGAAGTACTGCGCATAGGTGCTGGAAGATTCCATGACCTTCAGGGCCGTCTCCGACGCAATCGGATAGAGAGGGCCTTGTCCCAGGAAAGCGACATCGTCGAGTTCTGTCTTGGCGAAGGCCTCAACCCTGGGAGAGTAAATATCAAGCAGGCGGCGCAACTCGCCGGGCAGCGTCTTCAGGGCATCGAGAAACTCCTGCTTTCCTGCAAGCGTTGCTGCCATATATTGCAGGCCGAGCAGCATAGAGGTGAACGAGGACGTCATGACCGTGCTCTTTTCGACCACGGGCATCTTCAGCAGCCGGGGCGTCATCTCTTTCAGCTCGTGACCATCGCAGGTTACACCGAGGAACGAGATTCCCTGTGATTGCAGGTATTCGGCGACACGCAGGATCTCCGAGGTATGCCCCGAGCGTGAGATCAGGACGGGGAAGTAGGACCGCTGGCTATAGGGCAAGGCCAGAGCCGGAAACAGCAGGATCTCTGAGGCGGGAATGGCGCGGGTCGGTACATTTAGCAGAAGCCCGAGGCTGCACGCTGCCGCCTGCGCAAGGTAGTAGCTGGTTCCGCAGCCGACAAAGACCCACTCTGCACTTTCCGGCTCGCGTCCTGCGACCAGTCCGCGAAGGTTCGTCTCCTGCAATGCCGCCAGAGAGTCGTTCCAGACCTGAGGTTGATTGTGAATCTCGCTCAACGTCTGCACGTCCTGATGCATAAATGCCAACCTCCACCTTGGGTAAAGCCTACCCCATGTTTCTCATGATACTTAAGAATCGAAACTAAACGTAATCAAAAGAAAGTTTAATCGATTTGCCCGCTGATTCATGCCAGAATTACCTCTATTCCGAAGCTCGTCAAGGCTTCCAGGTCCTCCTTCGAGATCTGAGTATCGGTAATGATCGTGTGTATCGCAGATGGTGAAACGATCTTTGCCAGACTCCTGCGGCTGAACTTGGTCGAATCGCATACGGCGATCACCCGGCGCGAGGCCTGTACCATCGCTCGATTGACACGTGCCTCAAGCACATTCGGAGTTGTAATTCCTGCGACGGGATCAAATCCATCCACTCCGAGAAAGAGGATGTCTGCGCGGATCTCATGAAGCATATCTTCTGCGGAAGGGCCGACGATGGAAAGCGCATTCTTCCGCATGGGGCCGCCCAGCAGAATGATCTCGAAATTGGTACTGGCGAGGTCGGCAGCTATGTTGACGCCGTTGGTGACAATGGTCAGTTTGCCAAAGCGGCGAAGTGCCTGGGCGACGGCGGTTGTCGTCGTTCCTGAGTCGAGCAAAATGCACTCGCCCTCTCGGACCAGCGTGGCTGCGGCCTCTGCGATGCGCTGCTTCTCCTTCCAACGCTGAAGATGCTTTTTATCCACCGGAGGATCGAGCAGTGACAAGTGTTGTGCGGCGAGTGCTCCGCCATGAGTACGCTTCACGAGACCGCGACTCTCCAGGTTATCGAGATCCTTGCGAATGGTGATGCGTGAGATTCCCAATGCTTCGGAGATCTCCGAAACAAGCACGCGCCCGTCTCTTTGAATCTGGGATAGAACATGCTGACGTCGTTCTTCGATCAGCATGGAACTGCCTCGCTTGTTTGGGCGCCGCGTTGTTTTCATTGTCACGTGCAATCACTGAAGTAAGGGGCCCAGAACCCAGAATAGATGGTTCGAAGATCGTAGGCCACATTTTTTGCAGGATGGCGTATCCCCGCCGGGCGAAAAGGTTATCTTTGCTGGAGGTGGAGTTTTCCGCATGGCCGAACTGAACGACAAATTTGTAAGTATGGTGACCGCAACCGCCCATGTCGATCTGCGATTGAGCGACTTCCAACCGCGCTCGTGTCTGAGCCTGGACGAGCATACGGTCCTGACGTCGCGGTTTCCGGCGATTGATTATCACAACCACCTCGACTCAACCGATCCTCGCGAGGTGCTTGCCATCATGGATCGGTGCGGGGTTGAGCATGTGGTCAATATCACCATGCAGGTAGGACAGGCCGCACTCGATATGATGGATCGCTTTCACAAGGCGGCGCCTGGAAGATTCTCCTCTATCGGGTGGATGGACTGGAGCGGAGCCGGTCGCAGTGACTTTGCCGCAGTGACAATCGAGCGCCTGAAGCGAATGGTGGATCACGGCGCCTGTGGGATCAAGTTCTGGAAGGATCTGGGACTAACATTGCGCAACTCTGACGGCAAACTTTTACGTATTGACGATGAGCGCTTCGCGCCGATCTTTGCCGCCTGTGGAGAGCTTGGCCTGCCAGTGATGTTTCATACTGCGGACCCTACAGCTTTTTTCGATCCCATCGACCAATTCAATGAGCGATACGAGGAACTTGCCGCGCATCCAGATTGGAGCTTCCATGGCTCGCCGGTCTCCAAGCGCGAACTTTTGGAACAGCGCAATCGCGTGATAGCACGGCATCCGGAGGTGACCTTTGTAGGAGCACACTGCGCCGAATGCTCAGAGGATCTTCGCTTTTTGGCGCAGCAGCTGGATGCGCTTCCTAATCTCCAGGTTGACATCAGCGCGCGAACTCCCGAGCTTGGCCGGCAACCTTACAGCACGCGCGAGTTTTTTCTGAAGTACTCGGACCGCATCTTATTCGGAACTGACCTATTGCCAGACGACAACATGTATCGCCTCTACTTCCGTTTTCTCGAGACGGCAGACGAGTACTTCGAATACCCGTCGCACGCCTCAAGGCAGGGCCGCTGGAACATCTACGGGATCTTTCTTCCTGACGATGTTCTGCGTAAGGTATACCGCGAGAATGCGCTGAAGTTGATGCCGCACCTGCGCTAGCGAGACACTGTCCGGCGGAACGGAAAGAGCACCCGCAGACGGGAATCACGCAGCCAGAGACCGGCCCAGGCCAGAATGCTGAACAGAACGGGAACAAGGCTGGGCAGCACGGCCTGGCCTGATCGCAGGTTCACGGCGGTCGCTCCTCCCATGTATCCCGTCACTAGCACAGCCCCAAAAAACGACGTGGCAGGAAACAGGTAGAGGGCCGTGCACACGATCTCGATATAACCAAGGAGATGGATGTGGTGCGGCGGGAACATTGGTGGTGGCGATCCAGTTTTGGGAACATAGGTGAACTTCACCACGGCCGTCAGGAGAATCAGCAGCGC is a window of Edaphobacter sp. 12200R-103 DNA encoding:
- a CDS encoding SIS domain-containing protein is translated as MHQDVQTLSEIHNQPQVWNDSLAALQETNLRGLVAGREPESAEWVFVGCGTSYYLAQAAACSLGLLLNVPTRAIPASEILLFPALALPYSQRSYFPVLISRSGHTSEILRVAEYLQSQGISFLGVTCDGHELKEMTPRLLKMPVVEKSTVMTSSFTSMLLGLQYMAATLAGKQEFLDALKTLPGELRRLLDIYSPRVEAFAKTELDDVAFLGQGPLYPIASETALKVMESSSTYAQYFHTLEFRHGPKSIAGPRTLVGALISEGGLDQEAAVLREMKSLGSSTMAVTNKASNTLRDSADLLIELGLNVPEIARLIVYVVWGQLFGSYRGLARGLDPDNPRNLSRVVTL
- a CDS encoding carbohydrate kinase family protein, coding for MKSFDVTIAGDINLDLILYGLPQQMPLERELLASDFRLTLGGSSAILAHNLSALGSKVGMIGKVGRDEMGVLALDRLHQAGVDLSHCIQTTDGSQTGVTILLHHGSSRHILTYLGTLADLSTEELNVDYLLQARHFHVSAFFLQKNLQSGLPGLCRNLREQGMSVSLDTNDDPEDLWGESFLAMLPEIDLLLPNEDEARRMARTEDLSQAIHWLAERVPIVAVKCGAQGAIVQRGIERWEIPTDKVEPVDTIGAGDSFDAGFLSRFVKGESLEACARAGNQAAGISTLRPGGTEAFRDSELLSRARRASSPGN
- a CDS encoding DeoR/GlpR family DNA-binding transcription regulator produces the protein MLVSEISEALGISRITIRKDLDNLESRGLVKRTHGGALAAQHLSLLDPPVDKKHLQRWKEKQRIAEAAATLVREGECILLDSGTTTTAVAQALRRFGKLTIVTNGVNIAADLASTNFEIILLGGPMRKNALSIVGPSAEDMLHEIRADILFLGVDGFDPVAGITTPNVLEARVNRAMVQASRRVIAVCDSTKFSRRSLAKIVSPSAIHTIITDTQISKEDLEALTSFGIEVILA
- a CDS encoding amidohydrolase family protein, whose product is MAELNDKFVSMVTATAHVDLRLSDFQPRSCLSLDEHTVLTSRFPAIDYHNHLDSTDPREVLAIMDRCGVEHVVNITMQVGQAALDMMDRFHKAAPGRFSSIGWMDWSGAGRSDFAAVTIERLKRMVDHGACGIKFWKDLGLTLRNSDGKLLRIDDERFAPIFAACGELGLPVMFHTADPTAFFDPIDQFNERYEELAAHPDWSFHGSPVSKRELLEQRNRVIARHPEVTFVGAHCAECSEDLRFLAQQLDALPNLQVDISARTPELGRQPYSTREFFLKYSDRILFGTDLLPDDNMYRLYFRFLETADEYFEYPSHASRQGRWNIYGIFLPDDVLRKVYRENALKLMPHLR